A genome region from Streptomyces pratensis includes the following:
- a CDS encoding RNA polymerase sigma factor: protein MAKDAPPRWDRRMQQRLTRGEAAALGELYDRFAALVHSQAHRMLDDEDAADQVTREVFGYVWENPGAYDPKHGSMRSWVARLTHRQSVQRLRGTHGGAGSAEADEGAEELEHRVLKATAAARADYIVASMPASLRAALELAYVQRRDYRQTAADLGVTGDEARRRLRLGLQLLSTANIRPSADSAPPGYGPTP from the coding sequence ATGGCGAAGGACGCACCACCGCGCTGGGACCGCCGGATGCAGCAGCGGCTGACGCGTGGCGAGGCGGCGGCCCTCGGCGAGCTCTACGACCGGTTCGCGGCCCTCGTGCACAGCCAGGCCCACCGCATGCTCGACGACGAGGACGCCGCGGACCAGGTGACGCGCGAGGTCTTCGGCTACGTCTGGGAGAACCCCGGCGCGTACGACCCCAAGCACGGCTCCATGCGCTCCTGGGTGGCACGGCTCACCCACCGCCAGTCCGTACAGCGGCTCCGCGGCACGCACGGCGGCGCCGGGTCCGCGGAGGCGGACGAGGGGGCCGAGGAGCTGGAGCACCGGGTGCTCAAGGCGACCGCCGCGGCTCGCGCCGACTACATCGTCGCCTCCATGCCCGCGTCGCTGCGTGCCGCGCTGGAGCTCGCGTACGTCCAGCGGCGGGACTACCGGCAGACCGCCGCCGACCTCGGCGTCACCGGGGACGAGGCCCGGCGCAGGCTGCGCCTCGGCCTTCAGCTGCTCTCCACCGCGAACATCCGGCCGTCGGCGGACTCGGCGCCACCCGGATACGGGCCGACACCGTGA
- a CDS encoding STAS domain-containing protein produces the protein MTLKVYETEQDAWTVLRIHGELDLVSSPVVRQSVHGAVAAGQHDVVLDLSGVLFCDSSGVGVLIASRRLMKSCGGRLRLILPARGAVDGSHVNKVLGALGVRRLFDVYPDADAATDDESRPLTA, from the coding sequence GTGACGCTGAAGGTGTACGAGACCGAGCAGGACGCGTGGACCGTGCTGCGGATCCACGGCGAGCTCGACCTCGTGAGCTCACCCGTCGTGCGCCAGTCCGTCCACGGGGCGGTGGCCGCGGGACAGCACGACGTGGTCCTGGACCTCTCCGGCGTCCTCTTCTGCGACTCCAGCGGCGTGGGCGTCCTGATCGCCAGCCGTCGCCTCATGAAGTCCTGCGGCGGCCGGCTGAGGCTGATCCTCCCGGCCCGCGGCGCGGTCGACGGCTCACACGTCAACAAGGTGCTGGGCGCCCTGGGCGTACGCCGGCTCTTCGACGTCTACCCCGACGCTGACGCCGCCACCGACGACGAATCCCGGCCGCTCACCGCGTGA
- a CDS encoding EF-hand domain-containing protein — protein sequence MDSAEYERKIAHRFAAFDQDGNGYIDRADFNAAAARLLTEFGTTARCDRGQSLYTGAEAFWQGMAGIADVDGDQRVTREEFVGGAVKRLRDNPDRFAEIARPFLRAAIAVAAGADPEGTVTAPVAAVERALRVLGAADDIASVAARSLDTDQDGRIAEAEAVAAFSAYFTVIEPDA from the coding sequence ATGGACAGCGCAGAGTACGAGCGCAAGATCGCACACCGCTTCGCCGCCTTCGACCAGGACGGCAACGGCTACATCGATCGCGCCGATTTCAACGCCGCCGCGGCCCGTCTGCTCACCGAGTTCGGCACGACGGCCCGCTGCGACCGGGGCCAGTCGCTCTACACGGGTGCCGAGGCCTTCTGGCAGGGCATGGCGGGCATCGCCGACGTGGACGGGGACCAGCGCGTCACCCGCGAGGAGTTCGTCGGCGGGGCCGTCAAACGGCTACGTGACAACCCGGATCGCTTCGCGGAGATCGCACGGCCCTTCCTGCGCGCGGCGATCGCCGTCGCCGCCGGCGCGGACCCCGAGGGCACCGTGACCGCCCCGGTCGCAGCGGTGGAGCGGGCCCTGCGGGTGCTGGGCGCGGCGGACGACATCGCGAGCGTCGCGGCCAGGAGCCTGGACACGGACCAGGACGGCCGGATCGCCGAGGCGGAGGCGGTCGCCGCCTTCTCCGCGTACTTCACCGTGATCGAGCCCGACGCGTAG
- a CDS encoding ATP-binding protein, translating into MQVLQVQLEVGPDPAEVGRARRWARSRLIGSGMEDDEPLAETLILLISELVTNAVVHTGCPAVLRMLFGPANPTGSAGTVRVEVADTSCRPPQPRHAEGEDTGGRGLELVDGLADRWGWQPEGAGKRIWCEIDRSGPVMLPVIQEQPGDRARL; encoded by the coding sequence GTGCAGGTGCTTCAGGTTCAGCTGGAGGTCGGGCCGGATCCCGCAGAGGTGGGGCGGGCCCGCAGATGGGCGCGGTCCCGGCTGATCGGGTCCGGGATGGAGGACGACGAGCCGCTCGCGGAAACGCTCATCCTGCTGATCTCGGAGCTCGTCACCAACGCGGTGGTCCACACGGGCTGTCCGGCGGTGCTGCGGATGCTGTTCGGCCCGGCGAATCCGACCGGTTCGGCGGGGACGGTGCGGGTCGAGGTCGCCGACACCAGCTGCCGTCCGCCCCAGCCGCGTCACGCGGAGGGTGAGGACACCGGCGGACGTGGCCTGGAGCTGGTGGACGGCCTGGCGGACCGCTGGGGCTGGCAGCCGGAGGGCGCCGGCAAGCGGATCTGGTGCGAGATCGACCGGAGCGGCCCGGTGATGCTCCCGGTGATCCAGGAGCAGCCCGGCGACCGTGCCCGGCTCTGA
- a CDS encoding GlxA family transcriptional regulator has product MRHRVVVLALDGVIPFELGIPQRIFGRAQRAEAPGTGEKLYAVVTCSVRPPGPVRTDADFSIMVEHGPDALATADTVVVPASYELGPVYEEGRLTGELAAAFAYIRPGTRLVSICTGGYVLAAAGRLDGRPATTHWSSADHFQRLFPEIRVDPDVLFIDDGDVLTSAGVAAGIDLCLHIVRRDHGTAVANDVARRTVVPPHRDGGQAQFIRRPMPEAGLATTTAARTWALGRLEEPILLSDMARQESMSVRTFTRRFREEVGISPGQWLARQRVERARQLLESTDLSVDQVARDAGFGTATSLRQHVQAALGVSPTVYRRTFRSSAAAKR; this is encoded by the coding sequence ATGCGCCACCGTGTCGTCGTGCTCGCCCTTGACGGAGTGATCCCATTCGAACTGGGCATCCCGCAGCGCATCTTCGGCCGCGCGCAGAGAGCGGAGGCCCCCGGCACGGGCGAGAAGCTCTACGCCGTCGTGACCTGCTCCGTCCGCCCGCCTGGCCCGGTCCGCACCGACGCCGACTTCAGCATCATGGTCGAGCACGGCCCCGACGCACTCGCCACCGCCGACACGGTCGTCGTGCCCGCCTCCTACGAACTCGGCCCCGTGTACGAGGAGGGCAGACTGACGGGAGAGCTGGCCGCCGCGTTCGCGTACATCAGGCCGGGGACCCGGCTGGTCTCCATCTGCACGGGCGGCTACGTCCTCGCCGCCGCCGGGCGCCTGGACGGGCGCCCCGCCACCACCCACTGGTCCTCGGCCGACCATTTCCAGCGGCTCTTCCCGGAGATCCGCGTCGACCCGGACGTCCTGTTCATCGACGACGGGGACGTCCTGACCTCGGCCGGTGTGGCCGCGGGGATCGATCTGTGCCTGCACATCGTGCGGCGCGACCACGGCACCGCCGTCGCCAACGACGTCGCCCGCCGTACCGTCGTCCCTCCCCACCGCGACGGCGGTCAGGCCCAGTTCATCCGTCGTCCGATGCCCGAGGCGGGGCTCGCCACGACGACGGCGGCGCGGACCTGGGCGCTGGGGCGGCTGGAAGAGCCCATCCTGCTGAGCGACATGGCACGGCAGGAGTCGATGAGCGTGCGCACCTTCACCCGCCGCTTCCGCGAGGAGGTCGGCATCAGCCCGGGTCAGTGGCTGGCCCGGCAGAGGGTGGAGCGGGCGCGGCAACTGCTGGAGTCCACGGACCTGTCGGTCGACCAGGTGGCACGGGACGCCGGCTTCGGCACGGCCACCTCCCTGCGGCAGCACGTACAGGCCGCACTGGGCGTGTCGCCCACCGTCTACCGGCGGACGTTCCGGTCGTCGGCGGCCGCGAAACGCTGA
- a CDS encoding DUF2809 domain-containing protein encodes MKRKQTGGASIPRDVAVRATAAAAALVTVASGLGVRSAAEGDVAKYAGDALYTVLIHALVVLLLPRVRPSSAAGAALALSWAVELAQLTGVPAELARQSAVARLVLGSTFNAPDLFWYVVGAALAWAVHSRLPSGRSLAPA; translated from the coding sequence ATGAAGAGAAAGCAGACGGGCGGCGCATCCATTCCCCGGGACGTCGCCGTTCGCGCGACGGCCGCCGCGGCGGCGCTCGTGACCGTGGCGTCGGGCCTCGGTGTCCGCTCGGCGGCCGAGGGGGACGTCGCGAAGTACGCGGGTGACGCCCTCTACACCGTGCTGATCCACGCCCTCGTGGTCCTCCTCCTGCCCAGGGTCCGGCCGTCGAGCGCCGCGGGCGCCGCGCTGGCCCTGAGCTGGGCCGTGGAACTGGCCCAGCTCACGGGCGTCCCGGCCGAGCTGGCGCGGCAGAGTGCGGTGGCACGGCTGGTGCTGGGCTCGACGTTCAACGCCCCGGACCTCTTCTGGTACGTGGTGGGCGCGGCCCTGGCCTGGGCCGTCCACAGCCGGCTGCCGTCCGGGCGCTCCCTCGCACCGGCCTGA